In Trichomycterus rosablanca isolate fTriRos1 chromosome 20, fTriRos1.hap1, whole genome shotgun sequence, one DNA window encodes the following:
- the auts2b gene encoding autism susceptibility gene 2 protein isoform X4 — MFSPTAALTPSPLLTGSALAVPGAPPAGPYSEQDLLRQELNSRFLASQSADRGTPMAAPGGYLRTEFHQHQHQHQHQHTHQHTHQHTFTPFPHPAILPGPVAPMFEKYPPKVDSFHRHNLLHSYPPVMPGMSPMVPPTGIFSSLQGAFQPKASNQLDVVPGAGAMPRPLIQKESRLLDSAGPTPKKPGKWCAMHVHIAWQVYHHQQKIKKQMQNEPHKLDFGLKPEFLSRPSGSGFLGMIQQPRDLPRPFTIFSSAGPTHQPVSPYGYLPHPHTNVHTPPSHHDPLNKPPVFEGLGILSSTAFGGLGNPTLTPSSTPGSKDGKAMLSSAGPQEPWNRLQQTPSSFPTPPAWPRALESDRTIDKRDSLISKDEHERDNKEKLSGRQPSPARTSPPDQRQTDTSGGPSPEPKDKGKERVPAQDPPTQSGENEDQRHKENQHEKRDKMVKCDQRPTEENSLSPKQQRIRIEGRSSDGQWEPDPKRSRVEAEPAKSSQVKVKEERKEHQDSPEVKPPPKALEKPVQGRRTPGIPPSPLSSIHMPMGMPGFSPGLDRTRLMSPFVGMNPLSGAERFPYSPQHWDPIRNMCRGLDMSPKDPVAKELLLRADQLQRVYPREPLLHPLVIEQQQRCQLEERQRLALLREESERSRLLAMHHHALETQLAHPGLLPSPYASPLFSRLPLPHATPYGTLNKALSGAGYIHAHPPPLLAAMALRPGSPRRTLPLMDRNLEAP, encoded by the exons ATGTTTTCTCCAACGGCAGCCTTGACTCCCTCTCCCCTGCTAACAGGAAGTGCACTCGCTGTGCCAGGTGCCCCCCCTGCAGGTCCGTACTCAG AGCAGGACCTGCTGCGTCAGGAGCTAAACTCCCGCTTCCTCGCCTCACAGAGCGCGGACAGAGGAACCCCCATGGCGGCTCCGGGCGGCTACCTGCGTACCGAGTTCCATCAGCATCAGCATCAGCATCAGCACCAGCACACGCACCAACACACGCACCAGCACACCTTCACTCCTTTTCCCCACCCGGCCATCCTGCCCGGTCCTGTAGCACCCATG TTTGAGAAATATCCACCAAAGGTCGACTCCTTCCACAGGCACAAT TTACTCCACTCGTACCCACCAGTAATGCCTGGAATGTCTCCCATGGTGCCCCCAACTGGGATATTCAGCTCTCTGCAGGGAGCCTTCCAGCCCAAG GCCTCTAATCAACTCGATGTAGTTCCTGGAGCTGGAGCAATGCCCCGTCCACTCATTCAAAAGGAATCCAGA CTGCTGGACTCGGCAGGTCCTACACCAAAG AAGCCTGGGAAGTGGTGCGCAATGCACGTTCATATTGCATGGCAGGTGTACCACCACCAACAGAAAATAAAG AAGCAGATGCAAAATGAGCCGCACAAGCTCGACTTTGGGTTGAAGCCAGAGTTCCTGAGTCGACCTTCTGGTTCAGGATTCCTAGGAATGATCCAGCAGCCGCGTGATCTGCCCCGCCCCTTCACCATCTTCTCCAGTGCTG GTCCCACACACCAACCGGTCTCCCCCTATGGATACCTGCCCCATCCTCACACCAATGTCCACACACCCCCCTCTCATCACG ACCCTCTAAATAAGCCTCCTGTGTTTGAAGGTTTGGGAATCCTGAGCTCCACGGCATTCGGAGGACTAGGAAACCCCACACTGA CACCGAGTTCTACACCTGGCAGTAAAGATGGTAAAGCGATGCTATCTTCAGCAGGACCACAGGAACCCTGGAACAGACTGCAGCAGACCCCTTCCTCTTTCCCTACCCCACCCGCGTGGCCCCGAGCTCTCGAATCCGACAGAACTATAGACAAGAGAGACTCACTCATCAGCAAAGATGAGCATGAAAG GGACAATAAGGAGAAATTAAGTGGAAGACAACCATCACCTGCTAGAACAAGTCCACCAGATCAAAGGCAGACAGACACTTCTGGAGGCCCGTCTCCTGAGCCAAAAGACAAAGGCAAAGAGCGAGTACCAGCCCAGGATCCTCCGACTCAGAGTGGAGAGAACGAGGATCAAAGGCACAAAGAAAATCAACATGAAAAGAGAGACAAAATGGTCAAGTGTGACCAGCGGCCTACAGAGGAAAACTCTCTGTCCCCAAAGCAACAAAGAATTAGAATAGAGGGGCGCAGTAGTGACGGACAGTGGGAGCCCGACCCAAAGAGGAGTCGAGTGGAGGCGGAGCCAGCAAAGAGCAGCCAGGTTAAAGTTAAAGAGGAGAGGAAAGAGCATCAGGACTCTCCTGAGGTCAAACCACCTCCTAAAGCACTCGAGAAACCAGTGCAGGGGCGAAGAACCCCAGGCATACCACCTTCACCCCTGTCCTCCATTCATATGCCCATGGGAATGCCAGGATTTTCACCCGGCCTGGATAGGACTCGATTAATGTCGCCCTTCGTAGGCATGAACCCGCTGTCCGGCGCTGAGCGTTTCCCGTACTCTCCCCAGCACTGGGATCCGATCCGGAATATGTGTCGGGGTCTCGACATGTCTCCAAAAGACCCGGTTGCCAAGGAACTGCTTCTGAGGGCCGACCAACTGCAGCGTGTTTACCCACGCGAGCCACTCCTCCACCCGCTGGTGATAGAGCAGCAGCAGAGGTGCCAGCTGGAGGAACGCCAGCGCCTGGCACTGCTGCGTGAGGAGAGCGAGAGGAGCCGTCTGCTGGCAATGCACCACCACGCCCTCGAGACCCAGCTGGCACATCCCGGCCTTCTGCCCAGCCCATACGCCAGCCCGCTGTTCTCACGCCTGCCACTGCCCCACGCCACCCCCTACGGTACTCTGAACAAGGCTCTGTCCGGTGCAGGATATATCCACGCCCACCCAccgcctctgctggctgctatGGCTTTGCGACCCGGCTCGCCCAGAAGGACTTTGCCATTGATGGACAGAAACCTTGAGGCGCCGTGA